Below is a window of Micromonas commoda chromosome 14, complete sequence DNA.
TTTAGGATCGGCGTACCCCGTCATGTCGTAGTTTCTCCGTTTTTCCGCATCGGACAGAACCTCGTACGCCTTCTGGATCTTCACGAACCTGTCCTGCGCCCTCTCCACATCTTCCGCGCTTTTCCCCTGCTGCTTGTCGGGGTGGTACCTCAGCGACAGCTTCCTGTACGCCCTCTTGATCTCTCCGTCGTTCGCCCTTCGCGACACGTCGAGTATTTTGTACGGGTCAACATCGCGCGCGCAAACCGCGGTCGCCCATAGGAGGATGAAGAGCGCAAAGACCCACGACGCCCTCATCCGCCGCATCCACATATGACGTGCCGACCGTGGACCGTCAAAACTCAAAACGCCAAAAGAAAAGATTCCAAAAAGGCCGAAATCAAACGCGTAATTTTTTGGCCACGCAGGAAATCGCAAATTGAACTCTAGTTTTAGCTGCGGATCAGTCAGAAAATCGTTTGGGAGGCCGCGTCTCTCAGCTTTGCGTCTCTCGACTGTCAGGGACCTTAGGCCATGGGAAGAGACGTTGATCGATTTTCGGGAGTTGACCCGAACAGCAAGGCGCGGGCTGGCACGCCTGTCGCGAGCTGTGGGGAGGACGGGATGAATCGGTACGTACCATGATCCGTTAGATATCGCTACGCCACGCGCAAacctcgttcgccgcccaGATCCTTCTAATCGCGCCCTCCTTCCCCGTTCGTCGTCCAGGTACAAGGTGATAAAGCAACTCGGAGATGGAACCTACGGGAGTGTGTGGAAGGCGACCAACAGGCAGAGCAACGAGGTCGTTGCCATCAAGAAGATGAAGCGCAAGTTTTACTCGTGGGAGGAGTGCATGGCTCTGCGTGAGGTCAAATCGCTCAGGAAGCTCAATCACCCGAACGTAGTGAAGCTCAAGGAGGTGCGTGCCGTCTCGGTGCCTTTTTTCCCTTCCGCGCCCCTTCGCTGACGCGTCGACTTGTCTCAGGTGATTAGGGAAAACGATGAGCTGTACTTCGTGTTCGAGTACATGACGCAAAACCTGTACCAGCAGATCAAGGACAGGGACAAGTACTTCCCCGAGAGCCGCGTGCGGAGTTGGATATATCAGATTCTGCAGTCCATCGCGTATCTGCACAAGCATGGGTACTTCCACCGGGACCTCAAGCCGGAGAACCTCCTCATCACCAACGACATCGTCAAGTTGGCTGATTTTGGACTGGCGAGGGAGATCAGATCGAAGCCCCCGTACACGGATTACGTCTCCACGAGGTGGTAccgcgcgcccgaggtgCTGCTCAGGTCGCCTTACTACAACGCGCCAATCGACATTTTCGCCATCGgtgtcatcgccgccgagctgtTCACGCTTCGGCCGCTGTTCCCAGGCAGCAGCGAACAGGATGAGATTTATAAGATTTGCGCGGTAAACGGAACTCCCGACAACGAGTCGTGGGCGGAGGGGATGAAACTGGCGAACGGGATGGGGTTCAGGTTTCCACAGTACCAGCCGACGCCGCTGGAGAAGCTCATACCAAACGCCAGCCCGGAGGCTTTGGATTTCATCCGCGCGTGCATACACTGGGACCCGACGAAGCGACCGACGGCGCAGCAATGTTTGGACATGCCTTTCTTCAGTGGCATGGAACCGATCCCGCACAGCGTGACTCCGTCGAAGAAGCCCGAAGCGGAACGCAGGTCCACATCTCGGGATGAGAAGGAGACTGAACGGGAGGAGCCGAGGGttgacgcggcgaagaaggcggagccAGTGCTGTTGCGTCCAAAgtcggctcgcgcgccgaggaaacCGGATCCGGTCTCCTCATACCAGGATACGGTCGAAAAGAAACGGAGGCAAAAGGCACGGGAGGAGCAGGAGCAGCAACATAACGTGGGAGCGGCGATGAGGGATCCTCTGCTCAGCAAGCCTCtggcgtccacctcgagTTTCATCAAATCATTGAAGCCTCCCTCCTTGGTTCAGCCGACCATCTCGGTTCCGAGCCAAGGGTTCTCTGGCTCGAGCGCCAGCACGGGCATAAAGAAGCAGTATGATAACTTCGGGAGCAGCAGCAGAGTCGCGGGATCCCTCGGTGCTTTGAGCTCCCGGCCACCTGGGCACTCCTATGTTCGGGAACCCGAAGGGACGGGGAGGGGACTGTATGGCGTTCGGTCGCACGCGACGCAGGACCCGCTCGTCAGCCCCACCAGGCAGAATgggtacggcggcggtgtgcaGGGCATGGGACTCACTGGATCTCGCCTGCATGGCAATGGGACTCTCCGGGATCCTGTGGGATCGCGCATGAACGGTGCAGCCTCCCACCTCAGTGGAGGGAACAGTTTGAGTGCACCTCTCAGTAAAATGGGCATTTCAGGAAATGCGGGCGGGATTTCGACCGGGGGTTACTCAGGTTACCGGGATTCGAGCTACCGGGATTCCTCGAGTTATCGGGATTCGGGTTACCGCGATCCTTCTTCCAGTTACAGGGATTCCAGCCACAGGAGTTCAGGGTACGGAAACAATTACCCCAGCGGTAAAGACAATTACGCGGGGTACATGAATTCCCAACCACAGCCCTCCCACAGATATGGGGCCGGGCAATTGCATTCAAGCTTTTCTCGGGATTCGGCGGTGAAAGTACCCTCAAGAGAACCACCGAATGCCAGATCATCCGGAAGTTACGCACGAAACGCCCGGTACCTTTCGTCAATTGGCGGCAACTCTTCCGAGCTGAAGCTGCCTTCGATTGAAAAAAGAAATCCTGCGGCAGATCTGGGTGTGACAGGAGTGGGAAGTTACCGGAATCCCCCGCGTTCAAATCAACATGGAAGCGGATACGGTGGCGGTTCTGCGGGTTATAATAGCTCTGGCGTGCGGAGGGGAAATGTGGGATATCGCAGCGATACTAACAGTGGATACTAGAGCTAGCTTAGAGCCATAGAGAACGAACTACCGAGTAGCTTCATCTCCGGCCACCGAAACATCCCATTTTTAGCATAGGAGCATAAAATATCGGCGAAAGTTCAGACATTTCTCGTTCGTCGCTTTGAAATTCACTGGTTTAATGACGGTGCGTGACGATCGCCTCCCAACGCGACAAGAAGTGGAAAAACGATGTGAAATGCGCAGTGACGCGCAAAAGCCGCATACTTTTAAGTTGTTGACCTGGAATCATAATTCTAAAGACTTACATTTTCCTTATGCACGAGAGGAAAAAGTTCCGCTCAGCAGCGTCGTTCCGACTAGAGCGCCGATACTGGATGTGTCGAAAGAGTGTCGGTTGCTGGCGCGGCGTGTGCACGCTCTTTCGGATGCATGGCGAGAACGTTGCTTAAGCTCCAGAGAGAGATGTACTGGTTTCATTCAGTAAGACTCGATCTGAGTGAAAAAGCATCAGTCAGTGCCTTCACATATGAAAGCCCCGCATGATGGATGCAGCGCTATGCAAACGACATGCGAAGTGCTCCGCGTACGATCATGACATTTACGGCGTCGGCAAAGCTTTGTTAATGAGCTTATCTACTATATCGAAGCCCTACGCATGAAGCTATGAAAACCTATTGCTCTGAAGAAGACTTCACTCTGACATTTTCGTCATTTTCGACCAAGTCTTCACACGGACGCTTGAGATTCGATACTCGTTTACGCCCGATAACGTTCTCAGGAATATTGAAAACACCAGCGACGTCAGCGAGGCTTTTTGACTTGTTCAGCGCCCAGCCTTCCTCGTTTTCCAAACCAGTTGACTTGATGAGGATCTCCCTCGTGAGGTACTTCGTGTTTTTCAACGAATGGTTCCACTCGAAACACTTGGTGAGAAGGGAGTTTAGATTATCGCGTGGAGGTATCACGCCCTCTTTGCGAAATATCGACTGGTTCCAcatcgccccgcgcccacACATTGCAGCTGCGGCTCCCGTTTCAGCTCTTATTTTTTCAAAATCTGAATACTCGAAAACATCACCATTTGCAATAACAGGACAAGACACGGACTCGACGACTTGTTTTATCTTATCCCAATGCGCTGCATCTCTCGGCCGCTGTCCAACATAACGGCCGTGCACTCCAAACGCGGAAACTCCGCATTTCTCAATGACGCGGGCTAACTCGACGGTTTGTTCTATCGTTTCCAAAAGCCTGATTTTGCAGGTCACGTGCGTCTCGGCTGGTAGATTTCTCCTCAAA
It encodes the following:
- a CDS encoding predicted protein, whose amino-acid sequence is MRASWVFALFILLWATAVCARDVDPYKILDVSRRANDGEIKRAYRKLSLRYHPDKQQGKSAEDVERAQDRFVKIQKAYEVLSDAEKRRNYDMTG
- a CDS encoding predicted protein, with protein sequence SRYKVIKQLGDGTYGSVWKATNRQSNEVVAIKKMKRKFYSWEECMALREVKSLRKLNHPNVVKLKEVIRENDELYFVFEYMTQNLYQQIKDRDKYFPESRVRSWIYQILQSIAYLHKHGYFHRDLKPENLLITNDIVKLADFGLAREIRSKPPYTDYVSTRWYRAPEVLLRSPYYNAPIDIFAIGVIAAELFTLRPLFPGSSEQDEIYKICAVNGTPDNESWAEGMKLANGMGFRFPQYQPTPLEKLIPNASPEALDFIRACIHWDPTKRPTAQQCLDMPFFSGMEPIPHSVTPSKKPEAE
- a CDS encoding predicted protein; protein product: MDAWEFYKGKNILAPMVRVNTMPTRLLAAEYGADIVYSEELIDRKMMKVKRVENTAWGTVDFIDPDATNDDTAVVFQTTPEEKNRLVMQLGTGDATRALQSAMVAVNDVAAIDINMGCPLKFSTASGAGSALLKKPETVHDILTTLRRNLPAETHVTCKIRLLETIEQTVELARVIEKCGVSAFGVHGRYVGQRPRDAAHWDKIKQVVESVSCPVIANGDVFEYSDFEKIRAETGAAAAMCGRGAMWNQSIFRKEGVIPPRDNLNSLLTKCFEWNHSLKNTKYLTREILIKSTGLENEEGWALNKSKSLADVAGVFNIPENVIGRKRVSNLKRPCEDLVENDENVRVKSSSEQ